A single window of Solea solea chromosome 9, fSolSol10.1, whole genome shotgun sequence DNA harbors:
- the tjp3 gene encoding tight junction protein ZO-3 isoform X2, with amino-acid sequence MEVRFKDHVKPGMEELTIWEQHTITLTKDPKFGFGFALSGGKDKPHPDTGDTVVVVSDVLPNGPAMGRLFTKDHIVMVNGTSMENVHSNFTIHVLKNCGKTANVTVKRPRKIQIPATTTTRPTRAASHSNLLDYDPPRRTRRYSDGSDNRTTNHYRARSTSPDRNGHGNTLPLMSTAYKRLPQQDIIDKPIRTTLTKKKITDEYGLKLGSQIFIKHMTETGLAAKEGTLQEGDLILKINGMTTENLSLLETKHLVEKSRGKLTMTVLRDDRKFLVSIPEVEDSAPNSEDDCRRRDSSSELEDISDLDADMAVHRTSRQPHREKRTRRRADPPPPAKSRDSSPVRSTLPRPPVTSYASRRAPSDSESDPSASPPPPIRRERETLDRREPPSKYKSLSGMSTLPTNLRASPVMPNWKTSRPSSSASRPRRPVSDSDSERSASPPPARESPHSDSRYRVLPDLRPQSLRTSPIPVRQELPRRVNSPLRTPPPDSESESEESMVPPQRQSTSYSQDSLSRYRVLPDVSVEPPRWSAASVPASSPPRKAPSESDSEPSYTSVTHRASTDSETTNTVNNRYRVLPETTYTAVAVKQEPPRRVSSSSRPPPEDSSVSDELSHLRRSGSSERDESHRRVPRPANGSTNVKSGISVKSNPPQYSKLATEEPIYSLPPDSYPAPNPGYSSDVRTVTFVKEGSVGLRLVGGNDVGIFVGGVQPNSSAYNQGMREGDQIMHVNKVDFGHFTREEAANLLLNIKNRERVEICTQNKMDIYKKIMKSNLADNFYVRTHFDHEADSPIGLSFTRGEVFRVVDTMHRGKLGNWLAIRMGNNLHEMDKGTIPNQARAETLASIEQAQRVSGERQVTGPRAEFWKLRGLRGNKKNEKTVRRSRDDLLQLTIQGKFPAYERVLLREANFKRPIVILGPLNDIAMEKLAREMSDEYEVAEMVPRSGGGDSTVIKLDTVRRIAEKDKHPLLDITPTAVERLNYIQYHPMVLFLDPHNRKDVKAMRQKYNPNSNKSSRRLYTQALKLRKHYSHLFSARIDLQPNSHIWYESLKDKIRHQQSKPVWVSEVTLESGGEQDLDALDQTQSDYLSAASDLEDTDGEAFTDDAYTDNEELEEAYPGQEAARTSRGPRVAGSALARSSEPFLDRHSPSSDPEPEADRYSVREVPPLLHVPEPRSSRRNTYSPPQSGAEEEEEPSHRSFTDSDFSALEAISPNAPSEGPPDFVAPDPTTRYSVNEPSYAEPESPQQASLSVIEEKLQQARSVEPQAEPERKGPQFIVLAHHHQAVQFRRTQIRGSDSSDDDNDDDEADDIEWGPATEL; translated from the exons ATGGAAGTGAGGTTCAAAGACCATGTG aaaCCAGGCATGGAGGAGTTAACGATATGGGAGCAACATACAATAACACTGACCAAA GATCCCAAATTCGGGTTTGGATTTGCCCTATCGGGAGGAAAGGACAAGCCTCACCCAGACACTGGGGATACAGTTGTGGTGGTGTCCGATGTGTTGCCAAATGGACCAGCCATGGGACGACTCTT CACCAAAGATCACATCGTAATGGTAAATGGAACGTCCATGGAAAATGTCCACTCTAACTTCACCATTCATGTCCTGAAAAATTGTGGCAAGACTGCAAATGTA ACAGTGAAGCGCCCTCGCAAGATCCAGATCccagccaccaccaccaccaggccGACTCGAGCCGCCTCCCACTCCAACCTGCTGGACTATGACCCACCAAGACGCACACGGCGCTACTCTGACGGCAGCGACAACCGAACCACAAATCACTACAGAGCGCGCAGCACTTCGCCAGATCGTAACGGCCACGGAAACACGCTGCCATTGATGTCGACAGCCTACAAGAGGCTGCCACAGCAAGACATTATAGACAAACCCATCAGAACTACATTGACTAAAAAGAAGATTACAGATG agTATGGATTGAAGCTGGGCAGTCAGATCTTTATCAAGCACATGACAGAAACAGGCCTAGCAGCAAAAGAAGGCACACTGCAGGAGGGAGATCTCATTCTCAAG ATCAATGGCATGACAACAGAAAATCTATCCCTGCTGGAGACCAAGCACCTGGTGGAGAAGAGCAGAGGTAAACTGACCATGACTGTCCTCAGGGACGATCGCAAGTTCCTGGTCAGCATCCCAGAGGTGGAGGACAGCGCTCCCAACAGTGAAGACGACTGCCGCCGCCGCGACAGCAGCTCTGAGCTCGAGG ATATTTCAGACCTTGACGCAGATATGGCGGTTCACAGAACATCCCGTCAACCCCACAGAGAGAAACGGACACGCAG ACGAGCtgaccctcctcctccagccaaGTCTAGGGATTCATCACCTGTGCGCTCCACCTTGCCTCGGCCTCCTGTCACATCCTACGCCTCTCGCAGAG CTCCATCTGATTCAGAGTCTGATCCCAGtgcctctccccctcctcccatcaggagagagagagagactttggACAGGAGGGAACCACCCAGTAAATACAA ATCTCTCTCTGGTATGTCCACCCTCCCCACCAACCTGCGCGCCTCTCCTGTAATGCCTAACTGGAAGACCTCTCGcccttcctcctctgcctcacGGCCCCGCAGGCCGGTGTCGGACTCGGACTCTGAGCGCAGCGCTTCCCCTCCTCCAGCCAGAGAGAGCCCACACTCAGACAGCAGATATAG AGTTCTTCCTGATCTGCGCCCCCAAAGCCTGAGAACTTCCCCCATCCCTGTTCGCCAGGAACTACCAAGAAGGGTCAACTCGCCCTTGAGAACCCCGCCCCCAG acTCTGAGTCCGAGTCAGAAGAAAGCATGGTGCCTCCTCAGAGGCAAAGCACCTCATACAGTCAAGACTCCCTCAGCAGATACAG AGTCCTGCCAGATGTTTCTGTGGAGCCGCCGCGGTGGAGCGCTGCCAGTGTCCCTGCCAGCAGTCCGCCGAGGaaag CTCCTTCAGAATCTGACTCTGAGCCCAGTTACACATCAGTCACTCACAGGGCGTCTACAGACAGTGAAACCACCAACACAGTCAACAACAGATACAG AGTCCTTCCTGAGACAACTTACACTGCAGTCGCTGTGAAGCAGGAGCCTCCTCGTCGTGTCTCGTCATCCAGCAGACCCCCTCCTGAAG ACTCCTCAGTGTCGGACGAGCTCTCACATCTCAGGAGGTCTGGGAGCTCTGAGCGAGACGAGAGCCACCGCAG AGTCCCTCGTCCTGCTAATGGAAGCACCAACGTCAAGTCTGGGATTTCAGTGAAGAGCAACCCGCCTCAATACT CAAAGCTCGCCACAGAAGAGCCCATTTACTCCTTACCTCCAGATTCTTACCCAGCACCTAATCCAGG GTACAGCTCGGACGTGCGCACAGTGACGTTTGTGAAGGAGGGCAGCGTGGGCCTCAGGCTGGTGGGGGGCAACGATGTCGGCATCTTCGTGGGTGGAGTTCAACCGAACAGCTCCGCGTATAACCAGGGAATGAGAGAGGGAGACCAGATTATGCAT GTAAATAAAGTCGATTTTGGCCACTTCACACGTGAAGAGGCGGCCAACCTCCTTCTCAACATCAAAAATAGAGAAAGAGTGGAAATTTGCACTCAGAACAAGATGGACA tTTATAAGAAGATCATGAAGTCCAACCTGGCAGACAACTTCTACGTCCGTACCCACTTTGACCACGAAGCAGACAGCCCCATTGGGCTGAGCTTCACGCGAGGAGAGGTGTTCAGGGTGGTGGACACTATGCACCGCGGCAAGCTTGGCAACTGGTTGGCCATCCGCATGGGGAACAACCTGCACGAGATGGATAAAGGCACCATCCCCAACCAGGCCAG AGCTGAGACGCTGGCCAGCATTGAGCAGGCACAGCGGGTGAGTGGAGAACGGCAGGTGACGGGACCAAGAGCCGAGTTCTGGAAACTAAGGGGCCTCAGAGGGaacaaaaagaatgaaaagacaGTCCGTCGCAGTCGAGACGACCTGCTGCAGCTCACCATTCAGGGCAAATTCCCAGCCTATGAGAGAGTCCTGCTCAGAGAAG CTAATTTCAAACGGCCAATCGTCATCCTGGGTCCTCTTAATGATATTGCCATGGAGAAGCTGGCCAGAGAGATGTCTGATGAATACGAGGTGGCAG AAATGGTTCCTcgcagtggaggaggagactcCACGGTTATTAAACTGGATACTGTGAGGAGAATCGCAGAGAAG GACAAACACCCTCTTCTGGACATCACCCCCACTGCAGTCGAGAGACTCAACTACATCCAGTACCACCCAATGGTTCTGTTCTTAGACCCTCACAACCGCAAAGACGTCAAGGCCATGAGGCAGAAATACAACCCCAACTCCAACAAGAGCTCCAGACGTCTTTACACACAGGCGCTCAAGCTGAGGAAACACTACAGTCACCTGTTCTCAG CACGTATTGACCTTCAACCCAATTCCCACATTTGGTACGAGAGCCTGAAGGATAAGATCCGCCATCAGCAGTCCAAACCTGTCTGGGTGTCAGAAGTCACg CTGGAGAGCGGTGGAGAGCAGGACCTGGACGCTCTGGACCAAACCCAGTCCGACTACCTCAGTGCTGCTAGTGACCTGGAAGACACTGATGGAGAGGCCTTCACAGACGATGCCTACACCGACAacgaggagctggaggaggcgtATCCCGGTCAGGAGGCAGCCAGGACCTCGCGAGGGCCAAGGGTGGCTGGATCCGCGTTAGCCCGATCGTCCGAGCCGTTCCTGGATCGCCATAGCCCCAGCTCGGACCCCGAGCCTGAAGCCGACAGGTACTCGGTTAGAGAAGTCCCACCTCTGCTGCATGTACCTGAGCCCAGGTCCAGCCGCAGAAACACTTACAGTCCACCTCAGAGcggtgcagaggaggaggaggaacccTCGCATCGCAGCTTCACCGACTCTGACTTCAGTGCACTTGAAGCAATTTCACCCAACGCTCCATCAGAGGGACCTCCAGATTTTGTAGCACCCGACCCCACGACTCGCTATTCTGTGAATGAGCCTTCGTATGCAGAGCCTGAGAGTCCACAACAGGCCAGTCTGTCTGTCATCGAAGAGAAACTACAGCAG GCTCGTTCAGTGGAACCACAGGCAGAACCCGAGAGGAAAGGACCTCAGTTCATCGT GCTTGCACATCATCACCAAGCCGTCCAGTTCAGGCGCACACAGATCCGAGGAAGCGACAGCTCTGACGACGACAACGATGACGACGAAGCGGACGACATCGAGTGGGGTCCTGCGACAGAACTTTAG